From the Salinimicrobium tongyeongense genome, one window contains:
- a CDS encoding ABC transporter permease encodes MLIYLRVLKESFFFAINALKNNKLRTMLSLLGVTIGIFSIIAVLAAVDSLEKEIKGSLSALDNRTMILTRFSFGPTEVPQWKREQFPDVSYEEYEYLSRSVPDVSAMSYVLNVPSENIKYSDKTASDVGIAAVSAEYYDIEALQIEEGRFFNMAESVSGTPVIVLGHDVYENLFGSRNALGEQVRLYGRKFTVIGVLEKQGASLFGGSHDTNVFVPVNVVRRIYGGSNRGTFPQIVIKPDPEADTNEIIAYISQQLRNFRGLRRDDINNFFVNQLEGFTDLIDNMTGQLNFFGLIISGFSLLVGGFGIANIMFVSVKERTNLIGIQKSLGAKNKFILFQFLFEAVILAVIGGLIGLFLVWLASLVVSQFTGSFEFILSTWNMFIGTAVSAVIGLISGIVPAISASKLDPVEAIRTGM; translated from the coding sequence ATGTTAATATATCTAAGGGTTCTTAAAGAGAGTTTTTTTTTCGCCATTAACGCTCTTAAAAACAACAAGCTGCGAACCATGTTATCCCTTTTGGGGGTCACCATAGGGATCTTCTCCATCATAGCGGTACTTGCGGCGGTAGATTCCCTGGAGAAAGAGATTAAGGGCAGTCTTAGCGCGTTAGATAACCGCACCATGATCCTTACCCGCTTTTCTTTTGGCCCTACCGAAGTGCCACAGTGGAAAAGGGAACAGTTCCCCGATGTGAGTTACGAAGAATACGAATATTTGAGCCGCAGTGTACCCGATGTTTCGGCTATGTCTTACGTGCTTAACGTTCCTTCCGAGAACATTAAGTACAGCGACAAAACTGCCTCCGATGTGGGGATAGCGGCTGTCTCTGCCGAATATTACGACATTGAAGCCCTGCAAATTGAAGAAGGCCGGTTTTTTAACATGGCCGAATCTGTAAGCGGAACTCCCGTAATTGTACTGGGGCATGATGTGTATGAAAATCTCTTCGGAAGCCGCAATGCCCTTGGCGAACAGGTGAGGCTTTACGGAAGAAAATTTACGGTGATTGGTGTGCTCGAAAAACAGGGGGCAAGCCTTTTTGGGGGCAGCCATGATACCAACGTTTTTGTGCCGGTGAACGTGGTGAGAAGGATCTACGGCGGAAGTAACCGCGGGACCTTTCCGCAAATCGTCATAAAACCCGATCCCGAGGCCGACACCAATGAAATCATTGCCTACATTTCTCAACAACTCCGCAATTTTAGAGGCTTGAGGCGAGACGATATCAACAACTTCTTCGTGAACCAACTCGAAGGCTTTACCGATCTCATAGATAATATGACCGGGCAACTCAATTTCTTCGGACTCATCATCAGCGGATTTTCACTTCTGGTGGGAGGCTTTGGAATTGCAAACATCATGTTTGTGAGTGTCAAAGAACGCACCAACCTCATCGGGATTCAGAAGTCATTGGGGGCCAAAAACAAATTCATCCTCTTCCAGTTCCTGTTTGAAGCCGTGATCCTGGCAGTAATTGGTGGGCTTATCGGGCTGTTCCTGGTCTGGCTCGCATCTCTCGTAGTTTCGCAATTTACCGGCAGCTTTGAATTCATCCTTTCTACCTGGAATATGTTTATAGGTACGGCGGTATCGGCAGTTATTGGGCTTATTTCGGGGATCGTTCCTGCAATTTCAGCCTCAAAACTTGATCCGGTAGAAGCCATTAGAACGGGAATGTAA
- the purH gene encoding bifunctional phosphoribosylaminoimidazolecarboxamide formyltransferase/IMP cyclohydrolase, with protein sequence MSDLKSAKSALISVFSKEGLEPVVKKLNELGVTIYSTGGTEKFIKELGVNVVPVEDITSYPSILGGRVKTLHPKVFGGILNRSENEQDKAELEQYEIPQIDIVIVDLYPFEKTVASNASEEEIIEKIDIGGISLIRAAAKNYKDVICVPSVDSYSEFLGIISEGKGQTSLNDRKRFAAKAFNVSSHYDTAIFNYLNNEEQTYKESFNGGLELRYGENPHQKGHFYGEFSAMFDKLHGKELSYNNLLDVDAAVNLMNEFQNEAPTFAILKHNNACGLAQRETLLDAYKDALAGDPVSAFGGILIANTEIDKATAEEIHELFCEVVIAPGYSEEALEILKGKKNRVLLVQKETELPQKQVRTCLNGILVQDKDSKTDSAEDLTYVTNNKPSQQELNDLLFASKICKHTKSNTIVLVKNNQLLASGTGQTSRVDALRQSIEKANSFEFDLQGAVMASDAFFPFPDCVEIADKAGITAVIQPGGSIKDQLSIDYCNENNLAMVMTGTRHFKH encoded by the coding sequence ATGAGCGACCTAAAATCGGCCAAATCTGCACTTATTTCTGTCTTCAGCAAAGAAGGACTTGAACCTGTTGTAAAAAAGCTTAACGAGCTGGGTGTCACCATCTACTCTACAGGAGGAACCGAAAAATTTATTAAAGAACTGGGAGTAAATGTAGTGCCGGTAGAGGATATTACTTCCTATCCTTCCATTCTTGGCGGGCGTGTAAAAACGCTGCACCCAAAAGTTTTTGGAGGTATTCTTAACCGCAGTGAAAACGAACAGGATAAAGCCGAACTGGAGCAGTATGAAATCCCACAGATAGACATTGTGATTGTAGACCTCTACCCGTTTGAAAAAACGGTGGCTTCAAATGCTTCGGAAGAAGAGATCATTGAAAAAATTGATATTGGCGGCATTTCTTTAATAAGGGCAGCTGCCAAGAATTATAAAGATGTGATTTGTGTACCTTCAGTAGACAGTTATTCCGAATTTTTAGGAATTATTTCTGAAGGAAAAGGCCAGACAAGCCTGAATGACCGCAAAAGATTTGCCGCAAAGGCATTTAACGTGTCTTCTCATTACGACACTGCCATCTTCAATTATCTGAATAACGAAGAGCAGACTTATAAAGAGAGCTTCAACGGCGGACTCGAATTAAGATACGGGGAGAATCCCCATCAAAAAGGGCATTTTTACGGAGAATTTTCGGCCATGTTTGACAAGCTGCACGGCAAGGAGTTATCGTACAACAATTTACTGGATGTAGATGCGGCTGTAAATTTGATGAATGAATTTCAAAATGAAGCCCCCACTTTTGCCATTTTAAAGCACAATAATGCCTGCGGACTGGCGCAGCGGGAAACCCTGCTCGATGCTTACAAAGATGCTTTGGCGGGAGACCCTGTTTCGGCTTTTGGAGGAATTCTTATTGCCAACACAGAAATAGACAAGGCTACTGCCGAAGAGATACATGAGCTGTTTTGTGAAGTGGTGATTGCCCCTGGTTATTCCGAAGAAGCTTTGGAAATATTAAAAGGAAAGAAGAACAGGGTACTACTTGTTCAGAAAGAAACCGAACTTCCGCAGAAGCAGGTACGCACCTGCCTGAACGGAATTTTGGTTCAGGATAAGGATTCAAAAACAGATTCCGCAGAAGATTTAACGTACGTTACCAACAATAAACCTTCACAGCAGGAGTTAAATGACCTGTTGTTTGCCTCCAAAATTTGCAAGCACACCAAATCAAATACTATCGTTCTGGTAAAGAATAACCAGTTACTGGCTAGCGGCACCGGGCAAACATCGAGGGTTGATGCGTTGAGACAGAGCATTGAAAAAGCTAATTCTTTTGAATTTGACCTGCAAGGCGCAGTAATGGCCAGCGATGCTTTTTTCCCGTTCCCCGATTGCGTGGAGATTGCAGATAAAGCAGGGATCACTGCCGTTATTCAACCCGGCGGATCAATTAAGGATCAGCTAAGTATAGATTACTGCAACGAGAATAATCTCGCTATGGTAATGACCGGCACGAGGCATTTTAAACATTAA
- a CDS encoding IS3 family transposase, producing the protein MQELRQEHALEKLLKHAGMARSTFYYHLKASKQDKYEVLRKEIRSIYDLHKGRYGYRRIQLTLKNKGYVVNHKTVFKLMQELGISSLIRVKKYTSYRGNQGKIAANLLKQNFKADRPNLKWATDVTEFKVKDKKLYLSPIIDLFNGEVLSFTISERPNFKQVMDMINKCSKQEKQGLILHSDQGWQYQMKQYQKTLQKKNITQSMSRKGNCLDNAVAENFFGTLKSELYYLNQYNTVDQLKQDIKDYIKYYNYDRIRLNLNGMSPIQYRAHVENLI; encoded by the coding sequence ATCCAGGAATTAAGGCAAGAGCATGCGCTAGAAAAACTACTAAAGCATGCCGGGATGGCACGTAGTACCTTTTACTATCACTTAAAGGCCAGTAAACAGGATAAGTATGAGGTTCTTCGTAAAGAAATCAGATCTATATATGATCTACACAAGGGACGCTATGGGTACAGGAGAATCCAGTTAACTCTGAAGAACAAAGGCTATGTAGTGAATCACAAGACTGTGTTTAAGCTCATGCAGGAGCTAGGGATCAGCAGTTTGATAAGGGTCAAGAAATATACTTCCTACAGAGGAAACCAAGGGAAAATAGCGGCTAACTTGTTAAAGCAAAATTTTAAAGCCGATAGACCTAACCTAAAATGGGCAACTGATGTTACAGAGTTCAAAGTCAAAGACAAAAAGCTTTATTTATCACCTATTATAGATCTCTTCAATGGAGAAGTCCTAAGCTTTACCATCTCTGAGAGACCTAATTTTAAACAGGTAATGGATATGATTAATAAGTGTAGCAAACAGGAAAAACAGGGGCTTATTCTTCATTCTGACCAAGGATGGCAGTATCAAATGAAGCAATATCAAAAGACCCTACAGAAAAAGAACATCACCCAAAGCATGTCGAGAAAAGGAAACTGTTTAGACAATGCCGTGGCAGAAAACTTCTTTGGAACTCTAAAATCTGAGCTGTATTACCTAAATCAATATAACACTGTAGATCAACTAAAGCAGGATATAAAAGATTATATAAAATACTACAATTATGACAGAATAAGACTAAACCTAAATGGAATGAGCCCGATACAATATCGAGCTCACGTAGAAAATTTAATCTAA
- a CDS encoding GAF domain-containing protein, which produces MALERLKQEVTEILANDKVQVEERLSKVCEHLKAEVDYYTWVGFYFKNGDKNELKLGPFAGEPTDHTIIPFGKGICGQVAVSNKNFVVPDVSAQDNYIACSIHVKAEIVVPLFKNGENIGQIDIDSNVPDPFTEEDERFLEFVNEKVAEII; this is translated from the coding sequence ATGGCATTAGAAAGATTAAAACAGGAGGTTACTGAAATCCTTGCGAATGATAAAGTTCAGGTTGAAGAGCGGCTCTCTAAAGTGTGCGAACATTTAAAAGCTGAAGTAGATTATTACACCTGGGTAGGATTCTATTTCAAGAACGGGGACAAAAATGAATTAAAATTAGGCCCTTTTGCCGGAGAACCTACAGATCATACCATTATTCCCTTCGGAAAAGGCATCTGCGGACAGGTTGCCGTATCTAACAAGAACTTTGTAGTGCCCGATGTTTCTGCACAGGACAATTATATTGCCTGCAGTATTCACGTAAAAGCTGAAATTGTAGTGCCATTATTTAAAAATGGAGAAAACATTGGCCAAATTGATATAGATTCAAACGTTCCCGATCCTTTTACTGAAGAAGATGAACGTTTCCTTGAATTTGTGAATGAAAAAGTAGCGGAGATCATCTAA
- a CDS encoding serine hydrolase domain-containing protein → MKKIFTVLALTCSLYAVAQDFERQKMDSLFKLVEKYNKGMGSFAIHKQGEPVYTNTIGYSDISKGTKANAHTKYRIGSISKTFTAAMILQLVEEGKLSLDTRLSKFYPEIPNAESISIEDLLRHQSGLFNFTSEDAYLDYMEEPKSKKELLAIFKAQEPVFEPGEKNDYSNTNYVLLSFILEDVDGKNYAQILKNRITQPLNLENTYYGRKIDSGNAEAYSYQKKKDWQPATETHLSIPLGAGGIVSTPSDLNTFFTALFEGKVLKPETFEKMKSLKNGFGMGLFSYPFNDKKLYGHTGGIDGFNSMSTYYPQEELAVTYISNGTDLSPNDILIGALSIYWGLDYTLPSFEPGIEVSREKLEEYVGTYGSETFPLEVKIFIEDETLMGQATGQPSFPLEAYDENKFQFTRAALKLEFNPEAGKLTLFQGGGAYELTRK, encoded by the coding sequence ATGAAAAAAATATTTACAGTACTGGCTTTAACCTGTTCCCTCTATGCAGTAGCCCAGGACTTTGAAAGGCAAAAAATGGACAGCCTCTTTAAGCTTGTCGAAAAGTACAATAAAGGGATGGGCAGCTTTGCAATTCACAAACAAGGAGAACCTGTCTACACGAACACCATTGGCTACAGCGATATATCAAAAGGAACTAAAGCCAACGCCCATACAAAATACCGCATTGGATCAATTTCAAAGACTTTTACAGCAGCTATGATCCTGCAACTGGTTGAAGAAGGAAAACTCTCACTGGATACCCGGCTCTCAAAGTTTTATCCTGAAATTCCTAATGCCGAAAGTATCAGTATAGAAGACCTTTTGCGGCACCAAAGCGGGCTTTTCAATTTTACCAGTGAAGATGCTTACCTCGATTATATGGAAGAGCCAAAGTCAAAAAAGGAGCTTCTCGCAATATTTAAAGCCCAGGAGCCGGTTTTTGAGCCCGGTGAGAAAAACGATTATTCCAATACAAATTACGTGTTGCTTTCCTTTATACTTGAAGATGTAGACGGAAAGAATTACGCCCAAATCCTGAAAAATCGAATTACCCAACCGCTCAATCTCGAAAACACCTACTACGGAAGAAAAATCGATTCCGGTAATGCTGAAGCTTATTCTTATCAGAAAAAGAAGGACTGGCAACCCGCTACAGAAACCCATTTGAGCATTCCGTTGGGAGCGGGCGGCATAGTGTCTACGCCTTCAGACCTCAATACATTCTTTACTGCGCTCTTCGAAGGAAAAGTTTTAAAACCCGAAACTTTTGAAAAGATGAAAAGCCTCAAAAATGGCTTCGGAATGGGGCTTTTCAGCTATCCGTTCAACGACAAAAAGCTTTACGGGCACACCGGCGGCATAGACGGGTTCAACTCCATGAGTACATATTACCCTCAAGAAGAACTTGCCGTGACTTATATTTCTAATGGCACCGACCTGTCTCCAAACGATATTCTTATTGGTGCGCTTAGTATTTATTGGGGTTTGGATTATACTTTACCTTCTTTTGAGCCAGGCATTGAAGTTTCCCGGGAAAAACTTGAAGAGTATGTGGGAACCTATGGAAGTGAAACCTTTCCGCTGGAAGTAAAAATCTTTATTGAAGATGAAACGCTTATGGGGCAGGCTACCGGCCAGCCTTCTTTTCCTCTTGAAGCCTACGACGAAAATAAATTCCAGTTCACCCGCGCCGCACTTAAACTGGAGTTCAACCCTGAAGCCGGTAAACTGACCTTATTCCAGGGGGGCGGCGCTTATGAATTAACCCGGAAGTAA
- a CDS encoding helix-turn-helix domain-containing protein has product MQKWVRFYKAHGAKGLRPIRNKYSEKFKARVVLEMKEKSLSYQETCVLFKIPTEETFKRWLKIYEEKGPEGLSIEKRGKPKSMPRKPKKPMTREEQLLDELADLKAENAYLKKLHALVQSEKEKEEKRKSSRN; this is encoded by the coding sequence GTGCAAAAATGGGTTAGGTTTTATAAGGCTCACGGTGCTAAAGGATTACGACCTATTAGAAATAAATATTCAGAAAAATTTAAGGCGAGAGTAGTTCTGGAGATGAAAGAGAAATCTCTATCTTACCAAGAAACTTGTGTGCTCTTCAAGATTCCAACCGAGGAAACCTTTAAGCGATGGTTGAAGATTTATGAAGAGAAAGGGCCAGAAGGTTTATCAATAGAAAAACGAGGAAAACCTAAATCTATGCCTAGAAAGCCTAAAAAACCTATGACCCGAGAGGAGCAACTTTTGGATGAGTTAGCTGATCTTAAAGCAGAAAATGCTTATCTAAAAAAGCTTCATGCCTTAGTTCAATCAGAAAAAGAGAAAGAAGAAAAACGCAAATCATCCAGGAATTAA